The Stieleria maiorica genome includes the window CTGGCTGTTCGCCGTCTATTTGGTGCTGTATTTGGGTTTCGTTTTTTTGAGCGCGTTTGCGGCTCATTTGATGGAACGCCCCGTCATCGCCGGATTGAACTTGGCCATCGTTTACGGATTCGGATTGATCGTCGGCGCCCTGGTGATGGCGTTGCTGTACGGGATGCTTTGCAAGTCCGAACCGCTGGGCGAATCGCCGGCCGGCCAATCGTCTGGCGGGGCTGCCTCCGGCGATGAACCGCGGGGGGACCTCGCGTGATTTATGACCCCTCTTGGATCGCCGTCTTCGTTTTCTTTACGTTCGTCGGCGCCACGGTCGGCCTGAGTTTCTTCTTGGGTCGAAAGGCGAAATCATCGGCCGGGTACTTCGCCGCCCATGGGCAGATCCCTTGGGCCGTCAACGGGATCGCGTTCGCGGGAGACTACCTGTCCGCCGCTTCGTTCCTGGGCATCTGTGGCATGATCGCCTCGTACGGCTACGATGGTTTTTTGTACTCGATCGGGTTCCTGGCCGGATGGATCGTGGCGCTGTTTGTGATTGCCGAACCGATGAAACGGCTGGGGCGATTCACCTTCGCCGATGCCTTGGACGCCAAGTTCGATTCGCGCGGCATCAAAGCGGCGGCGGGCGCGAGCACGCTGGTCGTCAGCGTGTTCTATCTGATTCCCCAGATGGTCGGCGCCGGATCGCTGATTCAACCGCTGTTGGGGTTCCCGCACTGGGTCGGCGTCGTGTTGGTCGGGATCGTGGTGATCACGATCGTCGTCACCGCAGGGATGGTCTCGACGACCTGGGTGCAGTTCTTGAAGGGATCGCTGTTGGTCGTGTTCAGCGCCGTGCTGGTGGTCT containing:
- a CDS encoding DUF485 domain-containing protein; the protein is MSSLSDTQRSNARLGLWLFAVYLVLYLGFVFLSAFAAHLMERPVIAGLNLAIVYGFGLIVGALVMALLYGMLCKSEPLGESPAGQSSGGAASGDEPRGDLA